The Amblyomma americanum isolate KBUSLIRL-KWMA chromosome 5, ASM5285725v1, whole genome shotgun sequence genome window below encodes:
- the LOC144132412 gene encoding uncharacterized protein LOC144132412, producing MSCPEAFTVAAVALLVLAPASTLSAKPKCINITLNNVLDIADCLGGNTDYCDNPLTPVTTVVNKFTSCALQGIIKYGSTDGILSALQGVGAILLNSLGLSDVVPSTTTSGPWLATSETCKDPIHINTGDIGLLGKCVDDLAVLCQGGEVAEDDVYQELFETLECLLNTLSKRDLRKIALGQICTIVEGFEELDIGIDIVTLLTSSATGLLGGITCG from the exons ATGAGTTGCCCAGAGGCATTTACTGTTGCCGCCGTCGCACTGCTTGTCCTTGCACCTGCATCGACCCTTTCTGCTAAACCAA AATGCATCAATATCACCTTGAACAACGTACTCGACATAGCAGAT TGTCTGGGCGGAAACACCGATTACTGCGACAACCCACTG ACTCCCGTAACAACAGTTGTTAACAAGTTCACTAGC TGCGCTTTGCAAGGTATCATTAAGTACGGATCAACAGACGGCATTCTGTCAGCACTTCAAGGCGTCGGAGCAATTCTCCTCAACAGCCTTGGTTTAA GCGACGTCGTTCCGAGTACGACGACAAGTGGACCCTGGTTAGCTACCAGCGAAACGTGTAAGGATCCCATCCACATTAACACTGGCGACATTGGACTGCTTGGCAAG tgcGTTGACGACTTGGCTGTGCTATGTCAAGGAGGTGAAGTTGCCGAG GATGATGTTTATCAGGAGCTGTTTGAGACTCTGGAG tgcTTGTTAAACACGCTTTCGAAGCGAGACCTGAGGAAAATCGCCTTGGGCCAAATATGCACCATTGTTGAGGGGTTTGAAGAGCTCGACATCGGTATTGATATCGTGACACTTTTGACAAGTTCGGCAACAGGTCTGCTAGGAGGAATCACTTGTG GTTAG